One genomic segment of Brevibacillus laterosporus LMG 15441 includes these proteins:
- a CDS encoding LysR family transcriptional regulator — MTIARYEVLQKVVELGNFTRAAEQLNMTQSAVSHAIASLEKEFGYPLLHRNKQAEISQTAFADRILPHIQQILKSEAIIKQELSIQNNQLEGTLKIGAFTSAASQILPAMLANLKKTYPGVKVILFEGTYGEIMEWIVNGTVDIGFIVDAPINHRLNVIPVKKDELVLGLPKNHTLCQHKVVDIKEIAGMDFIMPKGPYQTFVLENLTAHQVRPHVILEVLHCETIVNMVSQGIGITMGPELFFKSHKNIEIRKVKQKKYRQIYLAFKEVTPIGNAFCLCNQLQHA; from the coding sequence CATGACTCAATCAGCAGTCAGCCATGCTATTGCGAGTTTAGAAAAAGAGTTTGGCTATCCTTTGCTACACCGAAATAAGCAAGCAGAAATTAGCCAGACTGCATTTGCTGATCGAATCCTGCCGCATATACAGCAGATTCTCAAGAGCGAGGCTATTATTAAGCAGGAATTATCGATTCAAAATAATCAACTCGAAGGCACTCTAAAAATAGGGGCCTTTACAAGCGCGGCATCACAGATCTTACCCGCCATGCTGGCCAATTTAAAAAAGACCTATCCTGGTGTAAAAGTCATTTTATTTGAGGGCACATATGGGGAAATCATGGAGTGGATTGTAAACGGAACCGTAGATATTGGCTTTATTGTTGATGCTCCTATCAATCACCGTTTGAACGTGATACCCGTAAAAAAAGATGAATTAGTCTTGGGTTTGCCTAAAAACCACACCCTTTGTCAGCACAAAGTCGTCGATATTAAAGAAATAGCTGGTATGGACTTTATCATGCCAAAAGGCCCTTATCAGACATTCGTTTTAGAAAATTTAACCGCTCATCAGGTACGTCCCCATGTCATTTTAGAGGTTCTTCATTGTGAAACGATCGTCAACATGGTCTCTCAAGGTATCGGGATTACGATGGGGCCTGAGCTATTTTTCAAATCGCATAAGAATATTGAAATAAGGAAGGTAAAGCAAAAGAAATATCGGCAAATCTACTTGGCTTTTAAAGAAGTAACACCTATTGGTAATGCCTTTTGTCTATGTAATCAGTTACAGCATGCGTAA